CGTCGATGAAGGCACCAGCGTGTTGGTCGGACATGACGTTGGTTTACTTGTAAAACTTGTTGACGATGTGATCGCAAACAAATTCAAACAGGGACGATGTCCCCAATTGTGGGACGGATCCGCAGGCCGACGCGTGGGCGCCGAAGTCGCAGCCTTTCTGGTTGCTCGCAAGGAACGGTGAATAAGAGCGAAATGAATATCCCTAATGAAGGCTCCATGAACGTCCCATTCTTTCGGCCGTCGATTTCAGAAACCGCTATCGCGGAAGTGACCGAGTGTCTTCGCTCGGGGTGGTTGACCACGGGTCCACGAGTGAAACAGTTCGAATTCGAGTTTGCCAAGTTCATTGGTGCCAAACACGCCGTCGCAGTGAACTCGTGTACCGCCGCGCTGCACTTGGCGGTCGAGGCCATGCAGCTAAAAGCGGGACAGGGGGTTCTGGTACCGACAATGACCTTTGCCGCCACTGCGGAAATTGTGCTGTATCAAGGCGGGATTCCAATTCTGGTCGATTGCGATCCCGCCACACTGAATATGGATTTTGAGGACGCCGCGAACAAGTTGGAAGCCGCTCGCAGTGGAACGCTGCAGGGTTCACCAATCGAAGTCGTCGGGATCATTCCGGTGCATGTGGGTGGATTGATGCTCGACGTCGATCACATTGACGCCTTCGCAAAGAAGCACACATTGTGGGTCGTCGAAGACGCCGCTCATGCCCTGCCATCGGCCTACCGCAGCGGCGCGGACCAAGCTTGGCGGATGTGTGGCGAGAACACAGCGGCAGTGACCTGTTATTCGTTTTACGCCAACAAGACGATGACCACCGGCGAAGGAGGAATGGCGGTGACAAGTGACCCGCACTTGGCCGACCGAATGCGGCAAATGTCGCTGCATGGTTTGTCCCATGACGCTTGGAAGCGTTTTCAAGGTAACAGCCAATGGGACTATCAGATCGTCGCCCCCGGATACAAATACAACCTGACCGATCTAGCGGCTGCGATCGGCTTGCATCAACTGCAGCGAGTTGAGGCGATGCGTCAAGAACGTGAAAACATTGCCGAATTCTTTTTTCAACGATTTCGCAATGTCGCGGAATTGGAATTGCCTCCGCAACTGGAAAACCGCCTGCATTCTTGGCATTTATTCCCCATTCGTCTGTGTCTGGATCGGTTGAGCATTGACCGCAACGAATTCATCCAATGTTTACGTGAGCGTGGCGTGGGATGCTCGGTCCATTGGCGTCCCCTGCATTTGCATCCCTATTATCAGGAAACGCTGCAGTGGCAGGCATCTGATTGCCCCACGGCAACCCATGTTTGGAATCGGCTTGTCAGCCTTCCAATCTTCCCCGGCATGACCGAACCCGAACAAGAGCATGTGGTTCGCGTGGTCACGGAGCTGTGTGCGAAATACTCGTTGCGACAGCCAGCAGCGCAGACGAATCCATCGGGAACCTAATCCCTGTGTCGAACAAAACCTCCTCCATCGCGATGCCCCTGTTACAGGCGACTCCGGTTCAAACCGCCGCGAAGCGTAGCTTTGACATGCTCGCATCGGGGTTAGGAATTTTGCTTTTATCGCCACTGTTGATTGTGATCGCGGTAATCATTCGTTTCACCAGTTCCGGTCCGGTGTTGTTTCAACAAACACGCGTGGGGCGACAACTGCGGCCGTTCAAGATCCTGAAATTTCGCACCATGGTCGAGAATGCGGCTTCGTTGGGGCCAGCCATCACGTCGGGCGGCGATCCGCGGATCACCCGAATCGGACGACTGCTACGAAAAACAAAGTTGGATGAATTGCCACAATTGTTCAACATCCTCAAAGGCGACATGAGTCTGGTCGGTCCTCGGCCAGAAGTCCCTAAGTACGTCGAGATGTTCGAGGATGACTTCCGACAAATCTTGATCGTCCGACCAGGTTTAACCGATTTAGCATCGATCAAGTATCGAGACGAATCGAGCGTTTTGGCGCAGTCCGAAGACCCTGAACGTGAATACGTCACCCGGATTCTTCCGGACAAAATTGAATTGGCGAAACAGTATGTTCGTCATTCCTCGATCGCACTGGATGTGAGAGTGATCTTGCGAACGCTCTTACAACTTTTTCGCTAACCGCGATAACCGCCGCGGGTGGTGGCGATTTGCAGAAATGCAAGACGCTGCTCGTCTTCTGCTGTACAAGCCATTTTCTGTTTCCGCTGATCTTGGATGCGGAACTCATTGGTTCAAACGTTTCGTCGTAAGCATTGATCCCACGTGATCATGATTTTCATTAGCCGTTCTGTTCCCCTTCCGGCAATTCTCTTGAATACCAGCTTGATAAATCCATTGCTGCTGGTCTTAGTCGTGATGGGATTGATGGTGTCGTCGTCAAACGCCGACGACGGAACAGGCGACGCCCGGTCACAATTTGTACCGGTAGACACGTCTCGCTTGATGACGTCGCCCTATCCTTACACGCTTGAAAACGCGTTTCCAAACCTGGACTTTGGCGATAAGGGGCCGCTGCAACTGCTAACCGCGCCTCATGATCAGGAACATGTTTACGTGCTCTGCCGTGATGGAGAACTTCATCAGTTTGTCAATGATGCATCGGTGAGCGAAAGCAATATCCTATTTGATATTTCTCACAAGACGGCTCGTGATGGGGAAGAACAAGGACTACTGGGTTTCGCGTTTCATCCCCAGTATCCAGAGAAGGGTGAAGTCTTTGCCTCCTATGCCGCCCGAGCAGAATACGGGACTGCGGCCGCTTACTTTGATTTAGCGGTCGTTGGCGTGTTCATTTGTGGGTTGATTGTGGGCAGTGTCATTCCCATTCCTCGCCGGCTAGCGCACGCAATCCTTTTAATTTGTACTGCTCCGATCGCCGGTTTCCTGGTATTTCTTGTCGTTCCAACCGAAGGCTTGACCGCCGCGCAGAAGAAATGGATTGCCGTTGGCGTCTTCGTGGCTTGTTACACGGTGATTGTATTTGCGTATCGCCTTTTGATGTCACGTAATGAACGTATCGCTCTACACATGGCAGGATGGTGTAGCGGCGTGATGGGTGCTGCGGCAGTCACCGTAGTCCTAACGCTTGTGACGGCGAAGTTTGTCGATCGGTCAAGCGAATCAATCTTAACGTCGCATAGCGTTTTGTTTCAGTCGGAGGTTGCCAACCGCTTGGCGCGGCAAACACGAGAACCGCTGAAACACTACTTGCGGACGTTGCTGCTACCTCCCAAAGGCAAGTTAGTCATTTCGCGGTTCCGGATGCACCCCGACGATCCTCAACAAGTCGATTTGGCATCGGAACAGCGATTGTTTTCGCTGACGTATCCAAGTCTATCTCATTACGGAGGATCGATCGAATTTGGGCCCGATGGCCTGCTGTATCTTGGCACCGGAGACGGCATGAATCAGGATTCGTCTCAGGACCTTGGCACACTTCATGGCTCGATTCTTCGAATCGACGTCGACAAGCAAGATCCTGGTTTGAATTATGCGATTCCCGAGGACAACCCGTTTGCCGACGTGGCCACACGCGGATTCAAGCGACCAGAAATTTGGGCCTATGGCCTTCGCAATGTCTGGCGTTTGTCGTTTGATCCAAAAACCAATCGGATGTGGGCGGGCGATGTGGGGCTAAATCGCTTCGAAGAAGTGAATCTGATTCATGGCGGAGCTAATTATGGATGGCCGCATCGCGAAGGACGGTTTCCTTACAATGTCGGACACTCGTGGGACATGCCGACACCTTCCCATGCGGAATCGCAAACCCCTTCACAATTTGTCGACCCCATCATTACCTACGATCACCGCTACGGACGTGCGATCGTGGGTGGCCGCGTCTATCGAGGTGAGCAATTTCCCGAATTGCAAGGCGCTTACCTTTATGGAGACTACGCCAGCGGGATGATTTGGGCCTCGTATTACGATGGCAATCAAGTCACTCGAACTGTAAAACTGGCAAGTCCCAAGGTGCCGCTTGCCGGGTTCGGCCAAGACGCGGACGGAGAGATGTACGTCTGCGCCCTCGACGGAAACGTGTATCGATTTCGCAAGGTCAACGTCCCCAACGACAAACCGCAGCAGCCCTTTCCGGAACACCTCTCGGACACCGGCCTCTTTTCGTCACTCACAAACCTGACTCCGGTTCCAGGCATGATTCCCTACGAGGTGAATATGCCGATGTGGGCCGACGGAGCACACCAGCAACGTTTTATTGCCTTGCCTGCGGCAGGTCAGGTCGGTTTCTCGGTGAACGAACCCTGGACCTTCCCCACCGGCACCGTGTTTGTCAACCATCTCTCGATCCCTGTTACGAACAAGGATCAACCGATTCGTCGACTTGAAACACGATTGTGGGTTCATGGACACAACGGCTGGGACGGCTTTACCTATGTTTGGAACGAAGATCAAAGTGAGGCATCGTTACTAGAGCTACCCAAACCTCGGCCACTCGAAGTTCCCACTGAACAAGGCACGGCCCAGAGGCATTGGCACTTTTTAACCAATGAACAATGCAACGTTTGCCATTCCAAGGCCAATGGCTTTGTGCTTGGTCTCAATACATTGCAGATGAACCGAATCGCTCCGGACGAGGATTTGAATCAGATCGAGCGGCTTGAACGCTTGGGCATTTTCCAAGATCCACTTCCAATGCCTCCGGCGACCTTGCCTTCGTTTGCGGATTGGCATGCACGCGCAGGCAGTATCAAGGAGATGGCTCGGGCATATTTGGCAGTGAACTGCGCGGTTTGCCATGTGCGTGATCGACTTGGAATCACCCAAATTGATCTTCGCTACACCACCGCGTTGTCACAGATGAAGTTGGTGGGGATACGCCCACGACGCCCCAAGTCCGAGCGTTCGGCCGCACGAGAATCGCTGGTTGAACCCGGACATCCCGAGGACTCGGAATTGCTTCGACGTCTTGTCGCGGAAGACGAGGACCGAATGCCTCCACTGGGTCGAACGATTCTCGATCCCGATGCTGCGGAGGTGATTTCTGCTTGGATTCGAGGGATGCGTGATGATGCCGGACACTTCGATCCCGAGGTGATGATCGCGATGAAGCCTGAGGTGACTCGAAGCCACGCCATTACCGAAAAGTACGACGCCGAGTACGTTCGTAAACTTGCTGAAGAGGTGCGAACCGTTGGCGATCCCAACGCAGGACGCCGTGTTTTCATGTCCGATACCGCCAATTGTAAATCTTGTCACCACGTGGGATTAGAGGAACATGCAGACTCTTTCACCAAAGGTCCCAATTTGGCGGATGTCAGTGTCGACAACTCATTGGAATCGATTATCGAGTCCGTGCTTTGGCCTCAACGGACGGTGAAGAAGGGATTCGAGTTAACCGCCCTTTTGATGGACGATGGTCGTGTCATCTCTGGCTATGTCGCGGCCCAAACCGACAACACCATGACGATTCGCGACATTTTGACGGGCAAACCAACGAAGGTTGATAAAGCATCCGTCGAAGAGTTTGGTACCACAGGCTCAGCGATGCCATTTGGGGTTGTCAACCATTTGACTCGCAGCCAATTACGCGATTTGATCGCCTACCTTGACTCGCTGAACACACCACTGGGCGATTCTCAGTCGCGGCATTCAGTGTCGTCAAAATCTTCAAGCTTGGAAAATTAGCGAGTGTTAGACATTCGGCATTGCTTTCCTAGGCGTTCAACGACGAATCATTTCATGCGTGTGTTCGCATCGGCCGTCCATGCTGTTTAATTCCCTAGCGTTTGCAGTCTTTCTGCCGTTCACCTTTGTGTGTTACTGGTGGCTACAGCGGTATTCACTACGAATTCAAAACACACTACTGCTGCTGGCTAGCTATTTTTTCTACGGTTGCTGGGATTGGCGTTTTCTGGGCTTGATCGCCATCAGCTCTGCAATTGACTTCGGCGTGGGGATCCAACTCGATTCCGCGACGCACCCACGCTATCGCAAGCTGCTATTGACGATCAGCATCATTGCCAACCTCGGCATTCTTGGCTTTTTCAAATACTACGGATTTTTCGTCGAATCGTTTATCACGGCATCGGAACGTCTTGGTTTTCAAGCTCACTTGCACACGCTGCAAATCATCCTGCCGGTGGGAATCTCGTTTTATACGTTTCAATCACTCAGTTACACCATCGATGTCTATCGTCGTCATGTGCAGCCAACGCGAGATTGGATTGCCTTCTTTGCCTACGTCAGTTTTTTTCCCCAACTCGTCGCGGGCCCAATTGAACGGGCGGCTCATTTGTTGCCGCAGTTTTTGTGTAAACGATCACTGGACACTTCACTTGCCAAAGATGGCCTGCGTCAAATCTTGTGGGGGTTATTCAAGAAGGTTGTCATCGCAGACAACCTCGCACCATTGGTCGATGAGAGCTTTGTCAACTATTCCGAACACAACGGCGTCACGCTGCTATTGGGCGTGCTGTACTTTGCTATTCAGATCTATTGTGACTTCAGCGGCTATTCCGATATAGCGATTGGGACTGCGCGGTTGTTCGGTTTCGATTTGATGCGAAACTTCGCCTACCCATACTTTTCCCGAGACATTGGCGAATTTTGGCGGCGTTGGCATATTTCCTTGTCAACCTGGTTTCGTGATTACGTGTACATCCCACTGGGTGGTAGCCGTACCTTATCGAAAGCCCACCATTTGGCGAACCTAATCATTACGTTTACGGTTTCCGGTTTCTGGCATGGCGCCAATTGGACGTTCGTGGTTTGGGGATTTTTGCATGGTCTTTACTACCTGCCGCTGGTAATGACCGGCAACCATAAACGTCACACGGGCATCGTTGCCGCGGGGCGTTGGTTGCCCACGGCAAGCGAAGTCGTGCAGATGGGGTCAACGTTCGCCTTGGTGCTATTGGCCTGGGTTTTCTTTCGTGCCGACTCGATTTCGCATGCCTTGGCATATATCTCACACATGATGACGTCACCCTGGCAAACGCCAAGTTTATTGAAGGGTTTGCCATTTATCGCTTTGTTGATGGCGATTGAATGGGTCCAACGCGACAAGCCTCACGCGTTAGAGATCCATCAGATGCCGGTGTGGATTCGGTGGCCAGCCTATTACAGCTTGATTGCCGTCATGTTTTTGTACGGCAACACCGGCCATGTCCCCTTCATCTATTTCCAGTTCTAGATGCAACCTCAAACTTCTACGGATCAACAAACGGATCAGCACACCGCTTGGAAGTTATGTCGCCGGTTGATGTGGTTCCTGAGTCCCATCGTAATTCTGGTTCTTGTCCCGGAGTTGGCACTGTGGAAGACGGGTGAAACATGGCCGGCCAATCACGCGGCGTACAAACAGCAAACCACTACGGAAGAAACCCTCTATAGCCGCGAATTTCTATCGCAGCAGTTTGGTGTCTATAAATTCGCCACCATTCAATTACGAAACCCCAAAATCATCGCTCTCGGCAGTTCGCGTGTTATGCAATTCCGCGACTTCATGTTCTCACCGCTCGAAGACTCATTCTACAACGCTGGCGGGATGATCCAAAGCGTGACAGAGCTTAATGAGTACGTTGATCTTCTTGAGAACCAACAACTACCCCGACCGGAAATTGCGATCATCGGCATCGATCCATGGTGGATCAAAAGCGAGTATGAGCGGGACAAATCATGGCTTTCCCAGCAGGACGAGACATACCATTTCGCAGCTCATGTCAACGCATTGCGAACGCTTGTACGTCGCAACCGGATTCCCGAACTGACAACCGCCATCATCCACAGCAACCGCAGTCCCTATTTTGGCTATCGGGCGATTGGTACCGCCCCAATAAAATATGGCAGTGGTTTTCGAAAAGATGGTTCTTGGCAATACTCACCCAAAATCCTGCTAGAGATTGTCGAAACCCATCAGTTTATCGATCGAGAAGACCCTCCGATCATCGAGCGGATTCGCTTTCATCTTGGCAATTTTTCTGTCCCCGCGACCGTGGATCCAGCAAAAACTTCGCGGCTATTTAGCTTGCTAGAACGTTTGCAAACGCTTGGCATTGAAGTGATAGTGCTACTGCCACCCTATTCCTCGGACTGCATGCACGCTCTGTCTACCGATGCCAAATTGAAGCCATGGTGGGATTTCTATCAGACTCGCTTTGTCGAATCGCTTCGTTCCCATGGCATGCACGTGAATCCTGCTGTGGCGCCGCAGGACTTTGGGCTCGATGACACCTCCATGATCGATGGATATCATCCCGGCGAAGTATTCATGGGCCACATTGCCTTGGAACTACTTCGGACGGCGCCACCGGAAAGTTTGCTAAAGCAGGTCAGCGCTCAGGCACTCCAAGCGAAAATTGACTCGGCCTTTTCTCCTCTTGGTTTTGCATCGCCCGAAAAGGCCATCAGCGCGAGTCGCGATGCAAAGGCGATTGCATTGACGAGTGACGCTGCCGGACCGTGACGTAGCGGTATCGCCTCGTTTTTTCTTTTCCCGTGAATCGCTGAATTTTGACTCCGTCAAAATTGGTGTCTAAGGGACAAAAACGTTAGGATAGAAGCGTCGACGGGACGGGGGGCACGTCATCACCAACGCGGAACATTTCCCGCGTCATGACCATGATCCTCACGTGGCTTTTTAGCCGTAGGGAGCCCAGGCATGTTATTCAATCGAAGGGCAAGTCAGTCTGCGAGCGTCCGAGCGGGCAGCCGACTGAAACGGCAGAAGGTTCTCGAGCATCTTGAACCTCGACTGTTGCTTGCATCGGGAAATCGGCCTCCCATTCTCTCACGTCCCATCTCCGATCTCACGCTCGCATCGGAGGTTCCATTTGTCTTTGATCTTCAGCCCGTCGGCTCAGTCGTGTTTGGCTTTGATGTGGGCGGAAAGAACATCGCTGCCACCGATAACTATTTCAGCAGTGGGGTGCAGTTCTTCCAATCGTGGCAAGACGTCACATTCACTGGCAACACGGTCTTTAACGAGAGCCCGTACCGGGTCGCTCAGATCAGCGATTCTCCCAGCAACGGCGCGGTCCCCGGATACACGTGGGACTACAACGCTTACATCACGAATGCCGAGCGTCCCTTCATCATCACAGGCGGATCGGCAACGACGGATCAATGGCTTACCCGAACCGGATTCGACACCCACAGTACGTTCTCTGATGCGCCCCGCGGCACATTCGCATCGGTATTACCCAACGAATACGAACCCGGCCGTGGTCACGCAGTGGTCTACAATTGGGACCAACTCGAATTTGTCGATCTCGATCTCTCGTCGGTGGTTCCGCTTGGCGTCGCTTACGAAATCTATAACGTCCTTGATCTAAAAGGCGCCCCCGTGGCTACTGGCGTTTACACCGGTGGCACAATTTCACTTTCCATGACGGATGTGACCTCGCCAATCCCACTTGGACACACAGCGGTCGCTCCATTGGTCGTGCAAAAGGAATTCGGCAGTTTCGTAATCGTTGCGGATGTCCCCGCGATCCCCGCAACCGGGAACGAGTTTTTTGTTTCGACCGGCGGAACGCCGCAGGGTGACGGTAGCCTCAATGATCCATGGGACCTCAGCACCGCAATGAGTCATCCCGAGGCCGTGCAACCAGGAGATACGATTTGGATATTAGGTGGAACCTATGTGGGCGATTTCACCAGTATTTTGTCGGGTACACCGACGCATCCTATCCACGTTCGTGAGTGGCCCCGCGACGAGGTGATTATCGATTTGAATAATGGTTCACCCTCTCGAAGCGAAGTGATCACGATCGAAGGCCAACACACGATTTACCAAGGTTTTGAGGTTTTCTCGAGTGACTTGTCGTCACGTACCACCTCGATTCCAGGATCATGGCCGGAAGACATCAATCGTGGCAACATCAACGTGTTTGGTGACCACGTCAAATTGGTCAACTGGGAAATCCATGATCTCAATAAAGGAGTCGGTTTTTGGGGGCGGGCGGATGGCGGCGAAATCTATGGATCGCTGATTTACAATAACGGATGGTCGGGGCCCGATCGCGAACATGGCCATGGTATCTATTCACAGAATGAAGACTTCGACCGCCGTTTTGCTAACAACATTTTGTTTAATCAGTTTCGGCATGGCATTAAAATCTATGGTTCCAATGCTGCAAGTTTGAAAAACTATCAGTTGGAAGGAAACATCTCCTTCAATAACGGAGCAGCGGGAACCGAGGGATTCACTGGCGCTTGGCAGTATTTTGTCGGAGGTGGATCGCTCGCCGAAAACATTATTGTCGATAACAACTATGCATATGTCAGCCGCCGTCCGATTCAAGAGCTCGACGCCGGAGACGAGGTTGTCTATACGGCGCAGCAGTCCAATGGAGAACCTTTACCTAACTGGCTTAAGTTCTATGGTGATGAAGGTTTCTTCGAGGGGACGCCATCGGCCGCCGACATAGGCACGATCGAGATCGAATTGACAGCGACCGACCTACAAGGCGCGACGGTCACCGACCAATTCAAACTGACCGTCGCTCCGCCAAACCTCGTCCCCACCGTGGTCGCCCCGATCGAAGACTTGACGCTGCTTCGTAATGACCCGATTCACCTGGATACCTCTGCTGTTTTTGACGATCCCGATGGAGACACGCTCACGTACACGCTGTCCCCACAAGCGGGAGGTGTCATTCCGAACTGGATACAAATCGATCCCGCCACGGGTGTCATTACCGGCACGGCCGTCGACGTTGGAACGACGATATTGGAAGTCACGGCGTTTGACGATTCGGGTGATTTTGTTTCTGCATCCTTCGCGTTAAAAGTCAGCGATGAATTGCTGGTCAACCTGTTCCCGCTCAATCCGGTCGAAGCGAAACTCGATGGTAGTTGGTGGTCATCGATTCTCGCATCGGACGGGAATGTTTACTTCGGTTCTTCGACGCATGCTCACGACACCGCGGCTCGCATCTTTCAGTATGATCGGGTCACCGAAACCGTGACTCCCGTGGGACCTGACCTCAGCACGATTGTCGGTGAAGACCCCACCGTCGAAGTGCCACAAGGAAAGCTGCATGGACCCTTTGTCGAATCCGACGGATGGCTTTATTCATCGATGCATCTGGCAAACTATTGGCCCGAAGCGATCGATGCTTACACCGGCGCCCACGTGTTCGGATACCGGCTGGGAAGTCACGAGGAAGCCAGCGGTCCCGAGTTCGTTGATTTCGGTATCCCTCAATCACGATTCACCACCTACGCTTCGGTCGCGGTGGACCCGAGCGGTCAATACGTCTGGTCCTTCGGAACGCCTTGGGCGGCCGAGGACGTGTCAAACCAGACGGCTC
This genomic stretch from Novipirellula caenicola harbors:
- a CDS encoding DegT/DnrJ/EryC1/StrS family aminotransferase, producing the protein MNVPFFRPSISETAIAEVTECLRSGWLTTGPRVKQFEFEFAKFIGAKHAVAVNSCTAALHLAVEAMQLKAGQGVLVPTMTFAATAEIVLYQGGIPILVDCDPATLNMDFEDAANKLEAARSGTLQGSPIEVVGIIPVHVGGLMLDVDHIDAFAKKHTLWVVEDAAHALPSAYRSGADQAWRMCGENTAAVTCYSFYANKTMTTGEGGMAVTSDPHLADRMRQMSLHGLSHDAWKRFQGNSQWDYQIVAPGYKYNLTDLAAAIGLHQLQRVEAMRQERENIAEFFFQRFRNVAELELPPQLENRLHSWHLFPIRLCLDRLSIDRNEFIQCLRERGVGCSVHWRPLHLHPYYQETLQWQASDCPTATHVWNRLVSLPIFPGMTEPEQEHVVRVVTELCAKYSLRQPAAQTNPSGT
- a CDS encoding sugar transferase is translated as MPLLQATPVQTAAKRSFDMLASGLGILLLSPLLIVIAVIIRFTSSGPVLFQQTRVGRQLRPFKILKFRTMVENAASLGPAITSGGDPRITRIGRLLRKTKLDELPQLFNILKGDMSLVGPRPEVPKYVEMFEDDFRQILIVRPGLTDLASIKYRDESSVLAQSEDPEREYVTRILPDKIELAKQYVRHSSIALDVRVILRTLLQLFR
- a CDS encoding PQQ-dependent sugar dehydrogenase, with translation MINPLLLVLVVMGLMVSSSNADDGTGDARSQFVPVDTSRLMTSPYPYTLENAFPNLDFGDKGPLQLLTAPHDQEHVYVLCRDGELHQFVNDASVSESNILFDISHKTARDGEEQGLLGFAFHPQYPEKGEVFASYAARAEYGTAAAYFDLAVVGVFICGLIVGSVIPIPRRLAHAILLICTAPIAGFLVFLVVPTEGLTAAQKKWIAVGVFVACYTVIVFAYRLLMSRNERIALHMAGWCSGVMGAAAVTVVLTLVTAKFVDRSSESILTSHSVLFQSEVANRLARQTREPLKHYLRTLLLPPKGKLVISRFRMHPDDPQQVDLASEQRLFSLTYPSLSHYGGSIEFGPDGLLYLGTGDGMNQDSSQDLGTLHGSILRIDVDKQDPGLNYAIPEDNPFADVATRGFKRPEIWAYGLRNVWRLSFDPKTNRMWAGDVGLNRFEEVNLIHGGANYGWPHREGRFPYNVGHSWDMPTPSHAESQTPSQFVDPIITYDHRYGRAIVGGRVYRGEQFPELQGAYLYGDYASGMIWASYYDGNQVTRTVKLASPKVPLAGFGQDADGEMYVCALDGNVYRFRKVNVPNDKPQQPFPEHLSDTGLFSSLTNLTPVPGMIPYEVNMPMWADGAHQQRFIALPAAGQVGFSVNEPWTFPTGTVFVNHLSIPVTNKDQPIRRLETRLWVHGHNGWDGFTYVWNEDQSEASLLELPKPRPLEVPTEQGTAQRHWHFLTNEQCNVCHSKANGFVLGLNTLQMNRIAPDEDLNQIERLERLGIFQDPLPMPPATLPSFADWHARAGSIKEMARAYLAVNCAVCHVRDRLGITQIDLRYTTALSQMKLVGIRPRRPKSERSAARESLVEPGHPEDSELLRRLVAEDEDRMPPLGRTILDPDAAEVISAWIRGMRDDAGHFDPEVMIAMKPEVTRSHAITEKYDAEYVRKLAEEVRTVGDPNAGRRVFMSDTANCKSCHHVGLEEHADSFTKGPNLADVSVDNSLESIIESVLWPQRTVKKGFELTALLMDDGRVISGYVAAQTDNTMTIRDILTGKPTKVDKASVEEFGTTGSAMPFGVVNHLTRSQLRDLIAYLDSLNTPLGDSQSRHSVSSKSSSLEN
- a CDS encoding MBOAT family O-acyltransferase encodes the protein MLFNSLAFAVFLPFTFVCYWWLQRYSLRIQNTLLLLASYFFYGCWDWRFLGLIAISSAIDFGVGIQLDSATHPRYRKLLLTISIIANLGILGFFKYYGFFVESFITASERLGFQAHLHTLQIILPVGISFYTFQSLSYTIDVYRRHVQPTRDWIAFFAYVSFFPQLVAGPIERAAHLLPQFLCKRSLDTSLAKDGLRQILWGLFKKVVIADNLAPLVDESFVNYSEHNGVTLLLGVLYFAIQIYCDFSGYSDIAIGTARLFGFDLMRNFAYPYFSRDIGEFWRRWHISLSTWFRDYVYIPLGGSRTLSKAHHLANLIITFTVSGFWHGANWTFVVWGFLHGLYYLPLVMTGNHKRHTGIVAAGRWLPTASEVVQMGSTFALVLLAWVFFRADSISHALAYISHMMTSPWQTPSLLKGLPFIALLMAIEWVQRDKPHALEIHQMPVWIRWPAYYSLIAVMFLYGNTGHVPFIYFQF